One segment of Micromonospora parathelypteridis DNA contains the following:
- the tsf gene encoding translation elongation factor Ts encodes MSQITAADVKKLRDLTGAGMMDSKKALTEAEGDFDKAIEILRVKGAKDVGKRAGRTAANGLVAHSGKALLEVNCETDFVAKTESFIALAQQLVEHGERAGVNSAEELLATELDGKVVADLIQEQSAKIGEKLVLNRFARVEGTTAVYLHRKAQDLPPAVGVLVSYTGKTDEAGDADARGVAMQIAAMRPKYLSRDEVPAEVVESERRIAEQTAREENKPEAALPKIIEGRVNSFFKDYVLIEQASVADNKKSVKQMLAEAGIEVTRFVRFEVGQA; translated from the coding sequence ATGTCCCAAATCACCGCCGCGGACGTCAAGAAGCTCCGCGACCTCACCGGCGCCGGCATGATGGACAGCAAGAAGGCGCTGACCGAGGCCGAGGGCGACTTCGACAAGGCCATCGAGATCCTGCGCGTCAAGGGCGCCAAGGACGTCGGCAAGCGGGCCGGCCGTACGGCCGCCAACGGCCTGGTCGCCCACTCCGGCAAGGCCCTGCTCGAGGTCAACTGCGAGACCGACTTCGTCGCCAAGACCGAGTCGTTCATCGCGCTGGCCCAGCAGCTGGTCGAGCACGGCGAGCGCGCCGGCGTGAACTCCGCCGAGGAGCTGCTCGCCACCGAGCTCGACGGCAAGGTCGTCGCGGACCTGATCCAGGAGCAGTCCGCCAAGATCGGCGAGAAGCTGGTGCTCAACCGGTTCGCCCGGGTCGAGGGCACCACCGCCGTCTACCTGCACCGCAAGGCCCAGGACCTGCCGCCGGCCGTTGGTGTGCTGGTGTCGTACACCGGCAAGACCGACGAGGCGGGCGACGCCGACGCCCGCGGTGTGGCCATGCAGATCGCCGCGATGCGGCCGAAGTACCTCTCCCGGGACGAGGTTCCGGCGGAGGTCGTCGAGTCCGAGCGGCGCATCGCCGAGCAGACCGCCCGCGAGGAGAACAAGCCCGAGGCGGCCCTGCCGAAGATCATCGAGGGTCGGGTGAACTCCTTCTTCAAGGACTACGTCCTGATCGAGCAGGCGTCCGTGGCCGACAACAAGAAGTCCGTGAAGCAGATGCTGGCCGAGGCTGGCATCGAGGTCACCCGCTTCGTGCGGTTCGAGGTCGGCCAGGCCTGA
- the pyrH gene encoding UMP kinase → MTQVVSDRTLAMDDPTAPPPGRARRVVLKLSGEVFGGGAIGVDPDVVQAIARQIATVVRRGVQVSVVVGGGNFFRGAELQKRGMDRARADYMGMLGTVMNCLALQDFLEKEGIETRVQSAITMAQVAEPYIPLRAIRHLEKGRVVIFGAGAGMPYFSTDTVAAQRALEIRADVVLMSKNGVDGVYTADPRIDPTASKLDSITFSEVLRRNLRVADAAAFSLCMENGLPMLVFGAQGDDTIIRAVGGDKIGTLITA, encoded by the coding sequence ATGACGCAGGTTGTGAGTGACCGAACGCTGGCGATGGACGATCCGACGGCACCGCCGCCGGGGCGCGCCCGCCGGGTGGTGCTGAAGCTCTCCGGTGAGGTGTTCGGCGGCGGCGCGATCGGCGTCGACCCGGACGTCGTCCAGGCCATCGCCCGGCAGATCGCCACCGTGGTCCGCCGCGGCGTGCAGGTCTCCGTGGTGGTCGGGGGCGGCAACTTCTTCCGCGGCGCGGAGCTGCAGAAGCGCGGGATGGACCGGGCCCGCGCCGACTACATGGGCATGCTCGGCACCGTGATGAACTGCCTCGCGCTGCAGGACTTCCTGGAGAAGGAAGGCATCGAGACCCGGGTGCAGAGCGCCATCACCATGGCCCAGGTCGCCGAGCCCTACATTCCGCTGCGGGCGATCCGGCACCTGGAGAAGGGCCGTGTGGTCATCTTCGGCGCGGGCGCGGGAATGCCGTACTTCTCCACCGACACGGTGGCCGCTCAGCGGGCTCTGGAGATCCGGGCCGACGTGGTGCTGATGAGCAAGAACGGCGTGGACGGCGTCTACACCGCCGACCCTCGGATCGACCCCACCGCCAGCAAGCTCGACTCGATCACCTTCTCCGAGGTGCTGCGCCGCAACCTGCGGGTGGCGGACGCCGCGGCGTTCAGCCTCTGCATGGAGAACGGCCTGCCGATGCTGGTCTTCGGTGCGCAGGGTGACGACACCATCATCCGCGCGGTGGGTGGCGACAAGATCGGGACCCTGATCACCGCCTGA
- the frr gene encoding ribosome recycling factor, producing the protein MIDDTLLEAEEKMERAVEHAKEEFGAIRTGRANAAMFSKVIIDYYGTPTPLTQMASIAVPEPRMAIIKPYDNSQINAMEKAIRDSDLGVNPNNEGNQLRILLPQMTEERRRDMIKVARHKGEEAKVAVRNVRRRGKEELDRIVKDGEAGEDDGRRAEKELDDLTQRYVANIDDLVKHKETELLEV; encoded by the coding sequence GTGATCGACGACACCCTCCTCGAGGCCGAGGAAAAGATGGAGCGTGCGGTTGAGCACGCCAAGGAGGAGTTCGGCGCCATCCGCACCGGTCGCGCCAACGCCGCCATGTTCTCCAAGGTCATCATCGACTACTACGGCACGCCCACGCCGCTGACCCAGATGGCGTCCATCGCGGTCCCCGAGCCGCGGATGGCCATCATCAAGCCGTACGACAACTCGCAGATCAATGCGATGGAGAAGGCGATCCGCGACTCGGACCTCGGGGTGAACCCGAACAACGAGGGCAACCAGTTGCGCATCCTGCTCCCGCAGATGACCGAGGAGCGTCGCCGCGACATGATCAAGGTGGCCCGGCACAAGGGTGAGGAAGCCAAGGTGGCGGTCCGCAACGTCCGCCGCCGTGGCAAGGAAGAGCTGGACCGGATCGTCAAGGACGGCGAGGCCGGCGAGGACGACGGTCGCCGCGCCGAGAAGGAACTCGACGACCTGACCCAGCGCTACGTGGCCAACATCGACGACCTGGTCAAGCACAAGGAAACCGAACTGCTCGAGGTGTGA
- a CDS encoding phosphatidate cytidylyltransferase, whose protein sequence is MSHPDPYASEPRGWDRPEHPVALPWPDQDLDAGQWNRRPAAGPELYADPHTRPHADPHPTDPYDERGRAVRPDDRDRFDDRDRHDRFGDRDRYEDDRNQPDRYDDRGRAGRYLDRPPAAGDGPPRFDGPDRRRFDEPPRFDGPGQPDQGFPARFDDPGYPTEQLAPVRADLAPDVASDEVPAPTGRRPKGRRRASADRPATQQLGNGRAGRNLPAAIGVGLGLGALIVVPLAFFPLAFLPVIAAAIAIGIWEMARAVRRSGAHPPLVPLLAGGVLTVGLAWFAGPDALSLGLLVTVLGTMIWRLGDGPAGFQRDITAATLITVYVPFLGGFAALLAAAPDDGPRRILATLIAVVLSDTGGYAAGVSFGRHPMAPSISPKKSWEGFAGSVTAAALGSALLLWLMFEVAPWWGALFGVAVSCAAVLGDLAESMIKRDLGVKDMSNLLPGHGGLMDRLDSILFAVPTAYLLLAIFVPVVG, encoded by the coding sequence ATGTCCCACCCCGACCCCTACGCCAGCGAACCCCGAGGCTGGGACCGCCCCGAGCACCCGGTGGCGCTGCCCTGGCCGGACCAGGACCTGGACGCCGGCCAGTGGAACCGCCGCCCAGCGGCCGGCCCTGAGCTGTACGCGGACCCGCACACCCGGCCGCATGCCGACCCGCACCCGACGGACCCGTACGACGAGCGTGGCCGTGCGGTCCGTCCGGACGACCGGGACCGCTTCGACGACCGCGACCGGCACGATCGTTTCGGCGACCGCGACCGGTACGAGGACGACCGGAACCAGCCCGACCGGTACGACGATCGGGGCCGCGCGGGCCGCTACCTCGACCGTCCGCCCGCCGCTGGCGACGGGCCGCCCCGTTTCGACGGCCCGGACCGGAGGCGCTTCGACGAGCCGCCTCGTTTCGACGGCCCGGGGCAGCCGGACCAGGGCTTTCCTGCCCGCTTCGACGACCCGGGATATCCGACCGAGCAGCTCGCGCCCGTCCGGGCCGACCTGGCACCTGACGTGGCATCGGACGAGGTCCCGGCGCCGACCGGTCGACGGCCGAAGGGCCGACGCCGGGCCAGCGCCGACCGTCCGGCTACCCAGCAGTTGGGTAACGGGCGGGCCGGCCGCAATCTCCCGGCGGCGATCGGCGTGGGGCTCGGCCTCGGCGCGCTGATCGTGGTGCCGCTGGCGTTCTTCCCGTTGGCGTTCCTGCCGGTGATCGCCGCCGCCATCGCCATCGGCATCTGGGAGATGGCCCGGGCGGTCCGACGCAGCGGCGCTCACCCGCCACTGGTGCCGCTGCTCGCCGGTGGTGTGCTGACAGTGGGTCTGGCCTGGTTCGCCGGCCCGGACGCGCTCAGCCTGGGGCTGCTGGTCACCGTGCTGGGCACCATGATCTGGAGGCTGGGCGACGGTCCGGCCGGTTTCCAACGCGATATCACCGCGGCCACCCTGATCACCGTCTACGTGCCGTTCCTCGGCGGGTTCGCGGCGCTGCTGGCGGCGGCCCCCGACGATGGCCCGCGGCGCATCCTGGCCACGCTGATCGCGGTGGTCCTCTCCGACACCGGCGGGTACGCGGCCGGTGTCTCCTTCGGCCGTCACCCGATGGCGCCGTCGATCAGCCCGAAGAAGTCCTGGGAGGGCTTCGCCGGTTCGGTCACCGCCGCGGCCCTGGGCAGCGCGCTGCTGCTGTGGCTGATGTTCGAGGTGGCACCCTGGTGGGGCGCCCTGTTCGGCGTGGCCGTCTCCTGCGCGGCGGTCCTCGGTGACCTGGCCGAGTCGATGATCAAGCGGGATCTCGGTGTCAAGGACATGAGCAACCTGTTGCCCGGCCACGGCGGTCTGATGGACCGACTGGACTCGATCCTGTTCGCGGTGCCGACCGCCTACCTGCTGCTGGCGATCTTCGTGCCGGTGGTGGGCTGA
- the rlmN gene encoding 23S rRNA (adenine(2503)-C(2))-methyltransferase RlmN produces MTSLPLIPALSDAPAARRASMPPKHLADLDLAGRQALVTELGEPAFRAKQISNHYFGRLVRDPQTMTDLPAATRERLSEQLLPHLLTPVRELACDDGATRKALWRLHDGALVESVLMGYPDRVTVCISSQAGCGMACPFCATGQAGLTRNLSTAEIVDQAVYLAGVAASGAVAGSPPRLSHVVFMGMGEPLANYSRVIAAIRRLVSPAPEGLGLSQRHITVSTVGLVPAIRRLASEDLSVTLALSLHAPDDDLRDELVPVNQRWKVAEVLDAAWDYAARTGRRVSIEYAMIKDVNDQPWRADLLGRLLAGKLAHVNLIPLNPTPGSRWDASPKPVEREFVRRLRDAGVSTTVRDTRGREIDGACGQLAAAEDNDTNTDRAGEAPA; encoded by the coding sequence ATGACGAGCCTGCCGTTGATCCCCGCCCTCTCGGACGCCCCCGCCGCGCGCCGGGCCTCCATGCCGCCGAAGCACCTTGCCGACCTGGACCTGGCCGGCCGCCAGGCGCTGGTCACCGAGTTGGGTGAGCCGGCTTTCCGCGCCAAGCAGATCTCGAACCACTATTTTGGGCGGCTGGTCCGCGATCCGCAGACCATGACCGACCTGCCCGCGGCGACCCGGGAGCGGCTGTCCGAGCAGTTGCTGCCCCATCTGCTCACCCCGGTGCGCGAGCTGGCGTGTGACGACGGCGCGACCCGCAAGGCGCTCTGGCGGCTGCACGACGGCGCGCTGGTGGAGAGCGTGCTGATGGGCTACCCGGACCGGGTGACCGTCTGCATCTCCAGCCAGGCGGGCTGTGGCATGGCCTGCCCGTTCTGCGCGACCGGCCAGGCCGGGCTGACCCGCAACCTGTCCACCGCCGAGATCGTCGACCAGGCGGTGTACCTGGCCGGCGTGGCGGCCTCCGGCGCCGTCGCCGGCTCCCCGCCGCGGTTGTCGCACGTCGTGTTCATGGGCATGGGCGAGCCACTGGCCAACTACTCCCGGGTCATCGCGGCCATCCGTCGCCTGGTCAGCCCAGCTCCGGAAGGGCTCGGCCTGTCCCAGCGGCACATCACCGTTTCCACGGTCGGCCTGGTTCCGGCCATCCGCCGACTGGCCAGCGAAGACCTCTCAGTGACCCTTGCGTTGTCGTTGCACGCGCCCGATGATGATCTGCGCGACGAACTCGTGCCGGTAAACCAGCGCTGGAAGGTAGCTGAGGTGCTGGACGCAGCGTGGGACTACGCCGCCCGGACGGGCCGTCGCGTGTCGATCGAGTACGCGATGATCAAGGACGTGAACGACCAGCCGTGGCGAGCCGACCTGCTCGGGCGGCTGCTGGCCGGCAAATTGGCCCACGTGAACCTCATCCCACTCAATCCGACGCCGGGCAGCCGCTGGGACGCGAGCCCGAAGCCGGTTGAGCGGGAGTTCGTCCGGCGGTTGCGCGACGCCGGGGTGTCCACCACCGTACGGGACACCCGAGGTCGCGAGATCGACGGCGCGTGTGGTCAGCTCGCCGCCGCCGAGGACAACGACACCAACACCGACCGCGCCGGAGAGGCACCGGCGTGA
- a CDS encoding DivIVA domain-containing protein, producing the protein MASQGQRFRRKALRRGYKVDEVDAFLDRVEATLDGRQVGAPVASQEVHDVVFRVRFNGYDEWQVDLHLDRVERQLAELEERNSAGRGGDPRMGDRMGPPDRMGPPMRDDRGMIPQPMPPRPMPAQAGPPADRYGRYDEPTGAFAGGYDAPRGGYDAPRGPAGPGPMGPGGPMGPGPMGGHGAPPRGLPAGPTGYGPDDHRAPGGYGPDDQRAPGGYGPDDQRAPGGYPPEEPRFDGFEAGRHGRTDMTAEIRMPERDLRDMRRGPGGPPPMPQQGIGGPPMAGPPAVAGPPMGGPPMGGPPMAGPPGSDLYRVDQIRRSFQVRRFGSGYDPDQVDRFFDTLLGGMQRRNPMPVDPKDLDTLRFGLVPGGYFEAEVDAALKDVQDILFGR; encoded by the coding sequence GTGGCGAGTCAGGGTCAGCGTTTCCGGCGCAAGGCGCTCCGCCGGGGATACAAGGTCGACGAGGTGGATGCCTTCCTCGACCGGGTCGAGGCGACGCTCGACGGCCGACAGGTCGGCGCGCCGGTGGCCTCGCAGGAGGTCCACGACGTCGTCTTCCGGGTCCGCTTCAACGGCTACGACGAGTGGCAGGTCGACCTGCACCTGGACCGGGTCGAGCGGCAGCTGGCCGAGCTTGAGGAGCGCAACAGCGCCGGGCGCGGCGGCGACCCCCGGATGGGTGACCGGATGGGCCCACCGGACCGCATGGGGCCGCCGATGCGCGATGACCGCGGCATGATCCCGCAGCCGATGCCGCCCCGGCCGATGCCCGCGCAGGCCGGCCCACCCGCCGACCGCTACGGCCGCTACGACGAGCCGACCGGTGCCTTCGCCGGCGGGTACGACGCCCCCCGCGGCGGTTACGACGCGCCGCGAGGCCCGGCCGGTCCCGGCCCGATGGGCCCCGGCGGCCCGATGGGCCCGGGCCCGATGGGTGGGCACGGTGCTCCGCCGCGCGGCCTGCCCGCCGGCCCGACTGGTTATGGCCCGGACGACCACCGGGCTCCCGGTGGCTACGGCCCCGACGACCAGCGTGCTCCCGGTGGTTACGGCCCGGACGACCAGCGCGCTCCTGGCGGTTACCCGCCGGAGGAGCCGCGTTTCGACGGCTTCGAGGCCGGGCGACACGGCCGCACGGACATGACCGCTGAGATCCGGATGCCGGAGCGGGACCTGCGCGACATGCGCCGAGGCCCCGGCGGTCCGCCTCCGATGCCGCAGCAGGGCATCGGTGGCCCGCCGATGGCCGGCCCGCCCGCCGTTGCCGGCCCGCCCATGGGTGGCCCGCCGATGGGTGGCCCCCCGATGGCTGGTCCGCCCGGCAGCGACCTCTACCGGGTCGACCAGATCCGCCGTAGCTTCCAGGTCCGCCGGTTCGGCAGCGGGTACGACCCCGACCAGGTGGACCGGTTCTTCGACACCCTGCTCGGTGGCATGCAGCGCCGCAATCCGATGCCGGTCGACCCGAAGGACCTGGACACGCTCCGGTTCGGCCTGGTGCCCGGTGGCTACTTCGAGGCTGAGGTCGACGCCGCGCTCAAGGACGTGCAGGACATCCTGTTCGGGCGCTGA
- a CDS encoding DUF2631 domain-containing protein, whose amino-acid sequence MAGSEPVTSPDQHKPGQRKLGRIGAVLSALALLAMICGNHEGRVEDIWLIGLAALLLIIVIGDAVLRRNGLRS is encoded by the coding sequence GTGGCAGGAAGCGAGCCGGTAACGTCGCCAGACCAGCACAAGCCCGGGCAACGGAAGCTCGGGCGAATCGGCGCGGTGCTGTCCGCGCTGGCGCTGCTGGCGATGATCTGCGGCAACCACGAGGGCAGGGTCGAGGACATCTGGCTGATCGGCCTGGCCGCGCTGCTGCTGATCATCGTGATCGGCGACGCCGTGCTGCGGCGCAACGGCCTGCGCTCCTGA
- a CDS encoding Rieske 2Fe-2S domain-containing protein: MRVTGTGHASMRIDTAAGSILCDPWVNPAYFASWFPFPDNSLLDWESLGQVDYLYVSHLHRDHFDAKHLRDFISKDATVLLPEFPTSEMEDEFRALGFTKFLKAPNEQVVELPGGLKIMIQALTSPTDGPIGDSSLWVEYDGVRLLNQNDARPTDLSVFADLGHVHAHLLQFSGAIWYPMVYELPQAAKTAFGKQKRDRQFDRTWRYIDDLKADHVFPIAGPPCFLDDALWQFNDIHGDEGNIFPDQSVFQSEYAKVGGTNGIVLLPGSVTEVTTEGATTTHPVPVDEFFANKVAHLEEMRERKRPVIEAEKASWRHPEVDVLGQMKHRIEPLLEESIYLAKGVGGPVRFDLVGYDGESVESIVVDFPGKEVRPYADEKVRYRFRMERALIEHLLFIDEVDWVNSLFLSCRFSAARIGQYNEFVYAFFKCLSEERLQYAEGWYDEHERSTDAEDITLGDWVVQRRCPHLKADLTRFGIVDGDQLTCQLHGWRFDLPSGRCLTSVGHKVRAHRVDAEAPAPAGEAVI, encoded by the coding sequence GTGCGAGTGACCGGAACCGGGCACGCCAGCATGCGGATCGACACGGCCGCGGGCAGCATCCTGTGCGACCCATGGGTCAATCCGGCCTACTTCGCCTCGTGGTTCCCGTTTCCGGACAATTCCCTGCTCGACTGGGAGAGCCTGGGCCAGGTCGACTACCTGTACGTCTCCCACCTGCACCGGGACCACTTCGACGCGAAGCACCTGCGGGACTTCATCTCGAAGGACGCCACCGTTCTGCTCCCCGAGTTCCCCACCTCGGAGATGGAGGACGAGTTCCGGGCGCTGGGCTTCACCAAGTTCCTGAAGGCCCCCAACGAGCAGGTGGTGGAGCTGCCGGGCGGCCTGAAGATCATGATTCAGGCGTTGACCAGCCCGACCGACGGGCCGATCGGCGACTCCTCGCTCTGGGTCGAGTACGACGGGGTGCGGCTGCTCAACCAGAACGACGCCCGCCCGACCGACCTGAGTGTCTTCGCCGACCTGGGGCACGTGCACGCGCACCTGCTCCAGTTCTCCGGCGCGATCTGGTACCCGATGGTCTACGAGCTGCCGCAGGCGGCGAAGACGGCGTTCGGCAAGCAGAAGCGCGACCGGCAGTTCGACCGGACCTGGCGCTACATCGACGACCTGAAGGCCGATCACGTCTTCCCGATCGCCGGCCCGCCGTGCTTCCTCGACGACGCGCTGTGGCAGTTCAACGACATCCACGGCGACGAGGGCAACATCTTCCCCGACCAGTCCGTCTTCCAGTCGGAGTACGCCAAGGTCGGCGGCACCAACGGCATCGTGCTGCTGCCGGGCAGCGTCACCGAGGTCACCACCGAGGGCGCGACCACCACCCACCCGGTGCCGGTCGACGAGTTCTTCGCGAACAAGGTCGCTCACCTGGAGGAGATGCGGGAGCGCAAGCGCCCCGTCATCGAGGCGGAGAAGGCGTCCTGGCGGCACCCCGAGGTGGACGTGCTCGGCCAGATGAAGCACCGGATCGAGCCGCTGCTCGAAGAGTCGATCTACCTCGCCAAGGGTGTGGGCGGCCCGGTCCGCTTCGACCTGGTGGGGTACGACGGCGAGAGCGTCGAGTCGATCGTGGTGGACTTCCCCGGCAAGGAGGTCCGGCCGTACGCGGACGAGAAGGTGCGCTACCGGTTCCGTATGGAGCGGGCGCTGATCGAGCACCTGCTCTTCATCGACGAGGTGGACTGGGTCAACTCACTCTTCCTGTCCTGCCGGTTCTCGGCGGCCCGGATCGGCCAGTACAACGAGTTCGTCTACGCGTTCTTCAAGTGCCTCTCCGAGGAGCGCCTCCAGTACGCCGAGGGCTGGTACGACGAGCACGAGCGCAGCACCGACGCCGAGGACATCACCCTGGGCGACTGGGTGGTGCAGCGGCGCTGCCCGCACCTGAAGGCGGACCTGACCCGGTTCGGCATCGTCGACGGTGACCAGCTCACCTGCCAGTTGCACGGTTGGCGCTTCGACCTGCCCAGCGGCCGTTGCCTGACGAGCGTCGGCCACAAGGTCCGCGCCCACCGGGTGGACGCGGAGGCTCCCGCCCCCGCCGGCGAAGCCGTGATCTGA
- a CDS encoding TMEM175 family protein has protein sequence MAGAGDNRYRYGRGREKTRDAARVETFSDGVFGVVLTVMAVELLQSGPARESGRELPDALAHAWPSYLAFIITFAIAGQVWLAHHNLWRYVVRVDQMLLVFNLFVLLFIATIPFTADLLSDNLRGSPTEQRLTAALYVGTVLGEAVFVNLTWWWARRRALLHPGLDPRLVRAIARRILLKPLFYLVAFAVVFVDPILSLCAYLLLVGFYLIGGPGDLRPSASATEEGSAA, from the coding sequence GTGGCGGGGGCGGGGGACAACCGGTACCGCTACGGACGTGGCCGGGAGAAGACGCGGGACGCTGCCCGGGTGGAGACGTTCAGCGACGGGGTCTTCGGCGTCGTGTTGACGGTGATGGCCGTCGAGCTGCTGCAGAGCGGCCCGGCGCGGGAGAGCGGGCGAGAGCTGCCGGACGCCCTGGCCCATGCCTGGCCGTCCTACCTGGCGTTCATCATCACCTTCGCGATCGCCGGGCAGGTCTGGCTCGCCCACCACAACCTGTGGCGGTACGTGGTCCGGGTCGACCAGATGCTGCTGGTCTTCAACCTGTTCGTGTTGCTCTTCATCGCCACGATCCCCTTCACCGCCGACCTGCTGTCGGACAACCTGCGCGGTAGTCCGACCGAGCAGCGGCTGACGGCCGCCCTCTACGTCGGCACCGTGCTCGGTGAGGCGGTCTTCGTCAATCTGACCTGGTGGTGGGCGCGTCGACGGGCACTGCTCCACCCCGGCCTGGATCCCCGGCTGGTCCGGGCGATCGCACGACGAATACTGCTCAAGCCGCTGTTCTACCTGGTCGCCTTCGCCGTGGTCTTCGTCGACCCCATCCTCAGTCTGTGCGCGTACCTCCTGCTGGTCGGCTTCTACCTGATCGGGGGGCCGGGCGACCTCCGACCGTCCGCGAGCGCGACCGAGGAAGGGTCAGCGGCCTAG
- a CDS encoding phytoene desaturase family protein has translation MSSEIPTRADVVIVGAGHNGLVSAVLLARAGLDVLVLEAAEVIGGATRTENPFPKVPGLRHSTGSYLLGLMPPELLATLDLRIPVLRRDPHYFLPTPGGLGSPYLLFGSDTAATRAQLAEFFSPADVSADDAMQAELAALREDLAPAWLAEPLSVQETAERHVRPALRQVFVDLVQGSVADYLARFEFRSELLVSMYAVTDGLSGLNAGPDDPGTGHNFLVHNMCRLPGSGGTWMIAEGGMGTVSRTFAEAARAAGATIRTGTPVSAVTLDGGAASGVVLADGRQVAARVVLGACDPYRLIDLLPDGALPAPLGERMAAVRRPGTTLKLNLALTGLPQFACLPPGTPSPFGSTIHLLPGSASLVGGDATSPMTALRAMWADVQAGRLPAEPTIEWYLHTTVDPSLSDAAGHHSSALFVQSVPYELVGTTWDAALPGYVARLIEIVERYAPGTGDLIADAVPLPPPGIEKHFGITGGHIHHVDNTVSFTDRMPYATGIDGVYAGSAGCHPAGSVIGAAGHNAARRILTDLGR, from the coding sequence ATGAGCAGTGAGATTCCAACCCGCGCCGACGTCGTGATCGTCGGTGCCGGGCACAACGGTCTGGTCTCCGCAGTCCTGCTGGCCCGCGCCGGCCTGGACGTCCTGGTGCTGGAGGCCGCCGAGGTGATCGGCGGCGCCACCCGCACCGAGAACCCGTTCCCGAAGGTGCCGGGCCTGCGTCACTCCACCGGCTCGTACCTGCTCGGGCTGATGCCGCCGGAGCTGCTCGCCACGCTCGACCTACGGATCCCGGTGCTGCGCCGCGACCCGCACTACTTCCTACCCACGCCCGGCGGCCTCGGCTCGCCGTACCTGCTCTTCGGCAGTGACACCGCCGCCACCCGGGCGCAGCTCGCCGAGTTCTTCTCCCCCGCCGACGTGTCCGCCGACGACGCGATGCAGGCCGAGTTGGCCGCGCTGCGCGAGGATCTCGCCCCGGCCTGGCTGGCGGAGCCGCTGAGTGTCCAGGAGACCGCCGAGCGGCACGTCCGCCCGGCGCTCCGGCAGGTCTTCGTCGACCTCGTCCAGGGCTCGGTCGCCGACTACCTGGCCCGCTTCGAGTTCCGCTCCGAGCTGCTGGTCAGCATGTACGCGGTCACCGACGGGTTGTCCGGGCTCAACGCCGGCCCGGACGACCCCGGCACCGGCCACAACTTCCTGGTGCACAACATGTGCCGGCTGCCCGGCTCCGGCGGCACCTGGATGATCGCCGAGGGCGGGATGGGCACCGTCTCGCGCACGTTCGCGGAGGCCGCCCGGGCCGCCGGGGCGACCATCCGCACCGGTACGCCGGTGAGCGCGGTGACCCTGGACGGCGGCGCGGCCAGCGGCGTGGTGCTGGCCGACGGCCGACAGGTCGCCGCCCGGGTGGTGCTCGGCGCGTGCGACCCGTACCGGCTGATCGACCTGTTGCCCGACGGCGCGCTCCCGGCGCCGCTCGGCGAACGGATGGCGGCGGTCCGCCGCCCCGGCACCACCCTCAAACTCAACCTGGCGCTCACCGGGCTGCCACAGTTCGCCTGCCTGCCGCCCGGTACGCCGAGCCCGTTCGGCTCGACCATCCACCTGCTGCCCGGCTCCGCGTCGCTGGTCGGTGGGGACGCCACCTCGCCGATGACCGCGCTGCGCGCCATGTGGGCGGACGTGCAGGCCGGGCGGCTGCCGGCGGAGCCGACCATCGAGTGGTACCTGCACACGACCGTCGACCCGTCGCTCTCCGACGCGGCCGGGCACCACTCGTCGGCGCTCTTCGTCCAGTCGGTCCCCTACGAGCTGGTGGGCACCACCTGGGACGCGGCGCTGCCCGGCTACGTCGCCCGGCTCATCGAGATCGTCGAGCGGTACGCCCCCGGCACCGGTGACCTGATCGCCGACGCGGTGCCGCTGCCCCCGCCCGGCATCGAGAAGCACTTCGGCATCACCGGTGGGCACATCCACCACGTCGACAACACGGTCTCGTTCACCGACCGGATGCCCTACGCCACCGGCATCGACGGCGTCTACGCCGGCAGCGCCGGCTGCCACCCGGCCGGCAGCGTGATCGGCGCGGCAGGCCACAACGCCGCCCGCCGCATCCTCACCGACCTAGGCCGCTGA